One window of the Etheostoma spectabile isolate EspeVRDwgs_2016 chromosome 16, UIUC_Espe_1.0, whole genome shotgun sequence genome contains the following:
- the sgsm1b gene encoding small G protein signaling modulator 1, which produces MGEAETRQKLLRNVKKEVKQIMEEAVTRKFVHADSSHIISFCAVVEACMLHGLKRRIAGLLCSNKVAALFMKAAKTFSPAEELCHKVQELEQLIEISKQNNSSVSNDRSRQSKLANLPPQALKHLWIRTALMEKLLDKIILYLVENSSAFYEKEAMLMDPVDGPILASLLVGPCALEYTKVKTADHFWTDPSADELVQRHRIHSGHCRQDSPSRRPALIQKRQSSGSMDDRPLMWVRDYVESLHQNSRATLLFGKNNVLVQPRDDMEAIPGYLSLHQTADLMTLKWTPNQLMNGNVGELDSEKSVYWDYAMTIRLEEIVYLHCHQQVNSGGTVVLVSQDGIQRPPLHFPKGGHLLQFLTCLETGLLPHGQLDPPLWNQRGKGKVFPKLRKKSPHGSCDSVSDKEDDEATDYVFRILFPGIQMEFMALELMDQGVNMWQPTPRKSSCFSCSQNGSSDGSLPNGCNQERAPLKLLCDTMKYQIISRAFYGWLAYCRHLSTVRTHLSALVNTTIVDHNVPCDARGGLSVEVWGQFLKDSSAYKEEELHRLVYFGGVAPSLRKEVWPFLLGHYQFSMTEKCRLEIDEQMRAMYEQTMKEWHGCEAIVRQTEREKHAEAIARCSSGASVERGPVQRDSTISTDSSLSSSSDQQNADSTSSAQVCGSVEAVDQIETEPKAEEEVQHNNPLKDIPSDTVDPSQPPSSSPSSAGLSNQRPVSENSPLVRKSAVGSAPSQQSEEASEVLHDKTTTGSQSGREDVMDPVAKDEVSETKMETVSEGEVVKDCWISKSQETSESEEKPEVEETDRKTNDKSEDLKAVETNMNLRSVPESTNVLKLEREIHNEYFQAPPLGQTLTFQAHKNKDLEVESICPPVPIAEKDTNPESEKKPVISEKPDPTSEKKATEAEGSHAAATVCDLAEMKKAAEIPFEKPGSNSPVRQVLNALQSASRGSLSLSSHSRQSPDTADSDDSPSALEMEDIPAGTCVTSDVIKARPLAGLAAPLISLAQRQKMASEDPILDHHLDTSCNTSPEGTDLGLSEEEPEMENVLTEPESAAEVGGDTNHDESSEEQTYSQETLDMYLINLHRIDKDVRRCDRAYWYFTPENLEKLRNIMCSYVWQHLDTGYVQGMCDLLAPLLVILDDEVIAFSCFTELMKRMNQNFPHGGAMDSHFANMRSLIQILDSELFELMQQNGDYTHFYFCYRWFLLDFKREMVYEDVYSVWETIWAAKYTSSKHFVLFIALALVEMYRDIILENNMDFTDIIKFFNEMAERHNVPQVLMMARDLVHKVQTLIENK; this is translated from the exons GTGAAACAAATTATGGAAGAAGCAGTGACAAGGAAATTTGTGCACGCAGACAGCAGCCACATCATATCCTTCTGCg cTGTAGTGGAGGCCTGCATGCTCCATGGACTGAAGCGTCGTATTGCAGGCCTGCTGTGCAGTAACAAGGTCGCAGCACTCTTCATGAAGGCGGCAAAAACCTTTTCTCCTGCGGAGGAACTCTGCCACAAGGTCCAGGAGCTGGAACAGCTCATCGAAATCAG CAAGCAGAACAATTCTTCAGTGAGTAATGACCGCAGTCGACAATCCAAGTTGGCTAACCTCCCTCCTCAGGCACTCAAACACCTGTGGATCCGAACTGCCCTGATGGAGAAGCTCCTGGACAAGATTATCCTATACTTGGTAGAGAACAGCAG TGCCTTCTATGAGAAAGAAGCCATGCTGATGGATCCTGTAGATGGACCAATTCTTGCATCTCTATTGG TTGGCCCTTGTGCTTTGGAGTACACCAAAGTTAAGACTGCAGACCATTTTTGGACGGACCCTTCTGCTGACGAGCTTGTGCAGCGGCATCGCATCCACAGCGGCCACTGTCGGCAAGATTCACCCTCCAGACGGCCTGCCCTG ATCCAGAAGAGACAGTCCAGTGGTAGCATGGATGATCGCCCACTCATGTGGGTGAGGGACTATGTTGAATCACTCCACCAAAACTCCAGAGCTACACTTCTGTTTGGAAAGAACAATGTCCTGGTGCAGCCG AGAGATGACATGGAGGCCATCCCAGGCTACCTTTCACTGCATCAAACTGCAGACCTCATGACACTGAAATGGACTCCCAATCAGCTGATGAATGGCAATGTGGGGGAGCTAGATTCTGAGAAAAG TGTTTATTGGGATTATGCTATGACAATTCGTTTGGAGGAGATTGTGTATCTACACTGTCATCAGCAAG TGAACAGTGGTGGGACGGTAGTCCTGGTGAGCCAGGATGGGATCCAGAGACCCCCTCTACATTTCCCCAAAGGAGGACACCTCCTCCAGTTTCTCACCTGCCTGGAAACCGGCCTGCTACCTCACGGGCAGCTGGACCCACCACTCTGGAATCAGAGAGGAAAG GGAAAGGTTTTCCCCAAACTGCGAAAGAAGAGTCCACACGGCTCATGTGATTCCGTATCCGATAAGGAAGATGATGAAGCAACCGATTATGTGTTTCGAATCCTTTTTCCTGGCATTCAGATGGAGTTCA TGGCCCTAGAGCTGATGGACCAGGGCGTGAACATGTGGCAACCGACACCCAGAAAGTCCTCGTGCTTCTCCTGCTCACAGAATGGCTCCTCTGATGGCTCTCTGCCTAATGGCTGTAATCAGGAAAG GGCTCCCTTAAAGCTCCTTTGTGACACAATGAAGTACCAGATAATCTCCCGAGCTTTCTATGGAT GGCTTGCATACTGCCGTCATCTGTCCACAGTTCGTACCCACCTTTCTGCTTTGGTCAACACCACTATAGTTGACCATAATGTGCCCTGTGATGCCCGAGGAGGCCTCTCTGTGGAGGTTTGGGGCCAATTCCTCAAGGACAGCTCT GCGTATAAGGAAGAAGAGTTACACAGGCTTGTGTATTTTGGTGGTGTGGCTCCTTCACTACGCAAAGAGGTCTGGCCCTTCCTGTTGGGACACTACCAGTTTTCCATGACTGAGAAATGCCGGCTAGAG ATTGACGAGCAGATGCGGGCCATGTATGAGCAGACTATGAAGGAGTGGCATGGTTGCGAGGCCATTGTCCgccagacggagagagagaaacatgccGAGGCCATCGCCAGATGTTCATCTGGAGCCAGTGTGGAAAGAGGACCAGTGCAGCGGGACTCTACCATCAGTACAGAT TCGTCTCTAAGTAGCAGCTCAGATCAACAGAATGCTGATTCCACCAGCAGCGCACAG GTATGTGGATCAGTTGAGGCAGTGGATCAGATTGAGACTGAGCCCAAGGCTGAGGAAGAAGTACAGCACAATAATCCACTGAAGGACATCCCGAGTGACACTGTAGACCCCTCACAACCTCCCTCTAGCAGCCCCTCCTCCGCAGGTCTGTCAAATCAACGTCCAGTTTCAGAAAACAGCCCTCTTGTAAGAAAATCAGCTGTTGGATCTGCACCCTCTCAGCAGTCAGAGGAAGCATCAGAAGTCTTACATGACAAAACTACAACTGGATCACAGTCAGGACGGGAGGATGTAATGGACCCAGTAGCCAAGGACGAGGTTTCAGAGACAAAGATGGAGACCGTCTCAGAAGGTGAGGTGGTTAAAGACTGTTGGATCAGTAAGTCACAAGAGACATCTGAATCTGAAGAAAAACCTGAAGTAGAAGAAACAGatagaaaaacaaatgacaaatctGAAGATTTAAAAGCAGTAGAAACAAATATGAATTTAAGAAGTGTTCCAGAGAGCACTAATGTTCTAAAGCTAGAAAGAGAGATTCATAATGAATATTTCCAAGCGCCTCCACTCGGGCAGACCTTGACTTTTCAagcacataaaaacaaagatcTGGAAGTGGAGTCAATATGTCCGCCGGTGCCTATAGCAGAAAAAGATACTAATCCGGAGAGTGAAAAGAAGCCAGTGATTTCTGAAAAACCTGATCCAACTTCTGAAAAAAAGGCCACAGAGGCAGAAGGAAGCCATGCCGCAGCAACAGTTTGTGACTTGGCGGAAATGAAAAAAGCTGCAGAAATTCCATTTGAGAAACCTGGTTCAAATTCACCTGTCAGACAAGTTCTGAACGCTCTCCAGTCAGCGTCAAGGGGCAGCCTTTCATTATCGTCCCACTCTCGGCAGTCTCCAGACACAGCAGATTCAGATGACTCTCCTTCGGCCCTGGAAATGGAAGACATTCCTGCAGGGACATGTGTAACGTCCGACGTTATTAAGGCCAGGCCTTTGGCAGGTCTTGCTGCACCTCTTATCTCCCTTGCGCAAAGACAGAAAATGGCATCAGAGGACCCCATCCTAGATCACCATCTGGACACAAGCTGTAACACCAGTCCTGAGGGCACCGACCTGGGCCTTTCTGAAGAGGAGCCTGAGATGGAAAATGTGCTCACTGAACCAGAGTCTGCTGCAGAGGTGGGAGGAGACACCAATCACGACGAATCCTCAGAAGAACAAACTTATTCT CAAGAAACACTGGACATGTACTTGATCAATTTACATCGCATTGACAAAGATGTAAGACGTTGTGACAGAGCATATTGGTACTTCACTCCTGAGAACCTGGAGAAGCTGCGCAACATCATGTGCAG TTACGTGTGGCAGCATCTGGACACAGGTTACGTCCAGGGCATGTGTGATCTGCTGGCTCCTCTACTTGTTATTCTGGACGATG AGGTCATAGCCTTTAGCTGTTTCACTGAGCTGATGAAGAGGATGAACCAGAATTTTCCTCATGGAGGTGCCATGGACTCTCACTTTGCCAATATGCGTTCTCTTATCCAG ATCCTGGACTCTGAGCTGTTTGAACTAATGCAGCAGAATGGAGACTACACACACTTCTACTTCTGTTATCGTTGGTTTCTACTTGACTTCAAAAGAG AAATGGTGTATGAGGATGTGTACTCCGTGTGGGAAACAATCTGGGCAGCCAAGTACACCTCCTCTAAGCACTTTGTGCTCTTTATTGCTCTGGCACTTGTGGAGATGTATAGAGACATCATCCTAGAAAATAACATGGACTTCACAGACATCATCAAGTTCTTTAATG